The genomic interval CTCATCAATCATCATATTAACAGAAGTAATGCCAGTACCGGCCAAATACCAAGCTTGTGAGTTCAAGTAAACAATCTTGTCGTTCTTATAAGCATTCGTCTGCTGAATTAATTTGTTTTCGACATCGGCTTTATTTAAAGCTTGATCACCTATTGCTGCACTCCGGTCGATTACGAATAAGATATCCGGATTGGTTTGTTGAATAAATTCATTAGAAGCTACGTTTCCATGTGTATGTGTGTCCAGGCCTTCCTTTGCTTCTTTAACACCCAATACATCATGCACAATAGCAAATCTTGATTTACTACCATAGGCGCTAAACCTGCCCTTATTATGCAATACTACGAGTGCTTTATCTTCCGAAGCATCTGCTTTTTCTTTTACAGCCTCTGCTTTTGCCATAATTTCATTAAAAGCATCTTTAAACTCCTCTTCTTTATCGAAAATCTTACCCAAGTTTGTAAGATTATTTTCTAATGACCCCAAAATGTCCTCGGTGTTATTCGCATGGTTATAGGTTGGAGCAATCTTAGATAAAGTTTCGTAAGACTCAGCTAGGCGACCGCCGATGATAATCAAATCTGGTTGTAATTCATTGATCTTCTCAATATCGGCTTCCGTAATATTTCCTACATCTTCAATCGAAGCATCATCTTTAAATTTGCTTAAATAGTCAGGTAGCGCCCTTTTTGCAATCCCGACTGGCTTTACACCAATGGCATCCAGATTCTCCAAAGCACCGAACTCAAGAACGACCACGCGTTGCGGATTAACCGGCACTTCAATTGTCCCCAGATTATGCGTTACCGAAACTGTTTCCTGAGAGCCTTCTTCTCCCCCTCCTTGCTGACCGCTATTACAGCTCGTAAATACCATTAACAAAACTGCTGCGAAAAGACCAATTACATTCTTCATAAGATAAAAGTTAAAATTATTAGTGACTGATAGTTAATTATTTAGTGATTAAAGTAGTTACAGATCCTCTTGTTTTTATATTCGGATATATTAAAGTCGATATCAAATATATCTTTCAAAACACATTCTGTGATGATATTTTCTGTCTTGTCGCAATATTTGATTTTCCGATCTTTTAAAGCAACGATGAAGTTAGAATAGTGTGAGGCAAAATTGATATCGTGCAATACGATGATGATGGTTTTTCCAAGCTCATCTGCTAACTTTTTCAATGTTTTCATAATCTGAACCGAGTGCTTCATATCGAGGTTATTCAACGGTTCGTCCAGTAAAATATATTCTGTATCCTGCGCAACCACCATAGCCATGTAGGCACGCTGTTTCTGTCCGCCACTCAACTCATCAACGTAGGAATTTTCTATATCCTGTAGGTTCAGAAACGCAATAGCTTCGTCAATCTTTTCATTATCTGATTTGGATAATTTTCCCTGACTGTACGGAAATCTGCCAAATGCAACCAGTTCCCTTACTGTCAGGCGCAGTCCTACCTGATTGAACTGTTTTAATATCGACAAGTGTTGAGCCAACACCCTATTCTTATAATCAGTGATATTCTTCTCGTTCACTAAAATCACCCCATCATCTTGTTGCAGCAATCTACTGATAATGGATAATAATGTACTTTTGCCGGCACCGTTACTACCGATCAAGGAAGTAATCTTACCTTTTGGAAACTGGATCGAGACATCATCCAATATGACCCGATCACCATATTGTTTCGTTACATTTTTTACTTCGATCATATCTTTTTAACTCTTAATAACAAATACATAAAATACAGTCCGCCGATAAAATTAATAATCGTACTTACAGGCGTTGACAAAGCGAACAGCCTCTCCATCAGAAGCTGCCCTCCGATAACGGTAATGGCCGACACCAGGCAGCAAGCAAAGATAACAACACTATGTTTGTGCGTTTTTATCAGTTCATAAGTCACATTCGTCACCAACAGACCAAAGAATGTTATCGGCCCTACCAAAGCAGTTGAAACAGATACCAAGACAGCGATTATGGCTAAAAATACCTGAATCATACGATTATAGTTCAGGCCTAAATTAATCGCCTGATCCCTGCCCAAAGCTATCACATCCAGGTACTTCGCCAGCCAAAACCCAACGATCATCAACCCACCAACCAATATTAGCGAATAGACGAGCAGATCATCGTTAATTTTATTGAACGAGGCAAACATTTTCCCCTGGATAATAAAAAAGTTGTTCGGATCAATTAGCAACTGCATAAAAGAGCTCAGCGTGTTGAACAGCACCCCTAACACCAAACCAATCAATAACAGAAGATACATATTGCTCTTCCCTTTCTTGTAGATCAGAATATACAAGAAAAAAGCAAAACCAATCATACACACAACAGAGAGCAGAAAATTATCTACACTGTTCAATACCTTGAAGGTCAGGTCACCGTATATAAACACAATTACGGTCTGCAAGAGCAGATAAACCGACTCAAAACCCATAATTGATGGTGTTAAAATCCGGTTCGCCGTAAGGGTTTGGAATGCAACTGATGAATAAGCCACGCAACAAGACACCACAAGCATTGCCAAGATCTTTGTAGATCTTAGTTGTAATGCGAACTCCCAGCTGTTTCCTAATCGGTAGAATAAAAAAGCAGCGATGACCAACAAAGTTGTACCCCCCAGAATGATAATCTTTTTTCTATCTCCCATTACTTTTTCCTTAATAATAAGATTAGAAAAATAACCCCGCCAATAACTCCAACCATCATCCCGATGGG from Pedobacter indicus carries:
- a CDS encoding siderophore ABC transporter substrate-binding protein; the encoded protein is MKNVIGLFAAVLLMVFTSCNSGQQGGGEEGSQETVSVTHNLGTIEVPVNPQRVVVLEFGALENLDAIGVKPVGIAKRALPDYLSKFKDDASIEDVGNITEADIEKINELQPDLIIIGGRLAESYETLSKIAPTYNHANNTEDILGSLENNLTNLGKIFDKEEEFKDAFNEIMAKAEAVKEKADASEDKALVVLHNKGRFSAYGSKSRFAIVHDVLGVKEAKEGLDTHTHGNVASNEFIQQTNPDILFVIDRSAAIGDQALNKADVENKLIQQTNAYKNDKIVYLNSQAWYLAGTGITSVNMMIDEVGSVFN
- a CDS encoding iron ABC transporter ATP-binding protein, which translates into the protein MIEVKNVTKQYGDRVILDDVSIQFPKGKITSLIGSNGAGKSTLLSIISRLLQQDDGVILVNEKNITDYKNRVLAQHLSILKQFNQVGLRLTVRELVAFGRFPYSQGKLSKSDNEKIDEAIAFLNLQDIENSYVDELSGGQKQRAYMAMVVAQDTEYILLDEPLNNLDMKHSVQIMKTLKKLADELGKTIIIVLHDINFASHYSNFIVALKDRKIKYCDKTENIITECVLKDIFDIDFNISEYKNKRICNYFNH
- a CDS encoding iron chelate uptake ABC transporter family permease subunit; its protein translation is MGDRKKIIILGGTTLLVIAAFLFYRLGNSWEFALQLRSTKILAMLVVSCCVAYSSVAFQTLTANRILTPSIMGFESVYLLLQTVIVFIYGDLTFKVLNSVDNFLLSVVCMIGFAFFLYILIYKKGKSNMYLLLLIGLVLGVLFNTLSSFMQLLIDPNNFFIIQGKMFASFNKINDDLLVYSLILVGGLMIVGFWLAKYLDVIALGRDQAINLGLNYNRMIQVFLAIIAVLVSVSTALVGPITFFGLLVTNVTYELIKTHKHSVVIFACCLVSAITVIGGQLLMERLFALSTPVSTIINFIGGLYFMYLLLRVKKI